The DNA window GAATACCGACTGGAGTTGGTCGCCGTTGCTGGCCGATTACGATAACGACGGATGGAAAGACCTGTACATTACCAACGGTTACGTCCGCGACTATACGAACCAGGATTTCCTGAAGTTCATGAACGACTTCATGCAGAGCCGCCCGACCAATCCCACGCGGGAAGACGTGCTGGAACTGGTGCATAAAATGCCTGCCTCAAACGTCACGAACTACATGTTCCGCAACCGCACCGGCGATGAACCCGCCGAGCAGTCGGGCGAGGTACGCTTCGCGAACATGGGGCCGAACTGGGGACTAACGCAGGCGTCGAACAGCACCGGTGCCGCCTACGCCGACCTCGACAACGACGGTGATTTGGATTTGATCGTCAACAACACAAATCAGACGGCATTTATCTACCAGAACGAAGCCCGTTCGCAGGCGAAGCACCATTTTCTGACGGTGAAATTGGTCGGTAGCGGAACCAACACGCAGGGGCTGGGCGCGAAACTGACGCTTTACCGGGCCGGTCGGCAGCAGTTTCAGGAGCAGATGCCAACGCGGGGCTATCAGTCGAGCATGTCGCCCCGGCTGCACTTCGGACTGGGCGGTGAACCCGCCATCGACTCGCTGCGAATCGTTTGGCCAACGGGCAAAGAGCAACTCCTGAAAGCCCCCAAAGCCGACCAAATGCTGACCCTGCGCGAGAGCGACGCCCGCGAAACCTACCGGGCACCGAAGGCCGGGCCGTCGCTGTTCGTCGAAACGAAATCGCCCATTGCCCGAACCTATTCGACCGTCGCGACCAATGATTTCAAGCGTCAACCACTGCTGGTTAATGCGCAGTCGTTCGGCGGGCCGTGTCTGGTAAAGGGCGACGTTAACGGCGATGGGCTGGAGGATGTCTACGCGGGCGGCAACAGCGGGCAGGCCGGTATGCTGTACATCCAGCAGGCGTCAGGGCAGTTTAGCCCGCGCCCGCAACCGGCCTTCGACGCTGACAAGCAATCCGAAGATACGGATGCCCTGTTTTTCGACGCCAACGCCGACGGTAAGCCCGATCTGTATGTATGCAGCGGTGGTTACGGCGATTTCCAGCCCGACGACGCTCGCTTGCAGGACCGGCTGTACCTGAACGACGGGACAGGCAACTTCACGAAGGCCGCCAACGCCCTGCCCGTCATGCGAACCAGCAAAAGCTGTGTGCGCGCCACTGACCTCAACGGCGATGGTAAACTCGACCTGTTCGTCGGCGGGCGGGTCATTCCGGGTCGCTACCCCGAAGCCCCGCGTTCGTATGTGCTTATTAACAACGGCACCGGTGCATTCACCGACCAAACGACCAAACTAGCCCCCGCGCTGGCGCAGATTGGTATGGTCACGGATGCCGCCTGGACCGATTTGAATGCCGACAAAAAGCCCGAACTCGTGCTGGTGGGGGAGTGGATGCCAGTTACAGTGATGAGCCTGACGGGTGGGCAACTGGTTGATAAAACGACTGATTTTCTGCCGAAGCAGTACCGCGGCTGGTGGAACAAACTGCTGGTCGATGACCTGAACGGCGACGGCCGCCCCGATCTGGTGATTGGTAACCAGGGGCTGAATACGCAGTGCCGCGCCAGCGAAACTGAACCTGCCGAACTGGTCTACAAAGACTTCGACAACAACGGTAAAATCGACCCGGTTTTGTGCCTGTACGTGCAGGGCAAAAGCTACCCCCACGCCACCCGCGACGAACTGCTCGACCAGATGGCGATGCTGCGAAAGCGATTCACCGACTACGACACCTACGCCAACGCAACGCTGACAACCGTGTTCACCGAGGACGAATTGAAAGACGCCAACCGCCTGACCGCCAATCAGCTGCAAACAACCTGCCTGCTCAGTTCCGCGGGCGGTAAACTGACCGAAAAAGCACTGCCGCTCTCGGCGCAGATTGCCCCGGTTTTCACCGTCACGGCGTTGGATTACGATCACGATGGCCATAAAGACCTACTGCTCTGCGGCAATGCAACGAAAACCCGTATCCGTTTCGGCCGCTCCGACGCCAACACGGGCGTGTTGCTCCGCAACGACGGGCGCGGGGGCTTCGTGCCGGTGTCGCCAACGCAGTCGGGTTTCCAATTGTCGGGCGACGTGCGGTCGGTGTTACCAATTGGGCAAACGCTGCTCGTGGGTATCAATCAGCAGGCCGTTCGGGCGTACAAACCGCGTAACCCCTGATGCATACCCGACGCACAAATCGCTTTGCCGTTACCGAACAATCGCTCATCACGACCGACGCATCTATGGGCGACGACGCGACGATTGTCTCCGGGCGGGCGTTCGATTTGCTGCGTGAACAGGCCCTCGACCCCGACAGCGACTGGCTGACGCTGTTTACGCGCAAAGGTCGCGAGTACGTCCGCATCGGACCATATGTGGGGTTAGTGCAACTAGCCGACGGCACACAACTTGAATTGTTGCCAAAACTGGAGCAGCCCGATCAGGCCCGGCCGCTGCTGCTAACCATGCTGCGCCACCTGCCCGATAGCCCGTTCCGCACCCTGCCCATGTCGCAGACCGGTGCTGCCGACCTGCCACTCTGGGATGTATTCGTCCTGACGTTTCTCAATGTCCTGACCACCCTGACCCGGCAGGGCTTGCAACGCGCCTACGAAACCGTCGAACGCAACGAACCCGTCTGGAAAGGGAAATTTCAGGCCACTCGCCACCTACGCGACAACGCCCACCACGCAGAACGGTTGGCCGTCCGCTACGATCAGCTCAGTGCCGACATTGCCCCCAACCGGCTCCTGAAATCGACGTTGGCAACGATCGATAAGCAGTTGTCGCGCTCGCCCGTGCAGGCGCAGGTCCGGCAGTGGCTCTGTACGCTTGACGACGTGCCGGAATGTGTGAGTATTCCCGACGATCTGCGGGCGAGTCAGCGGCTGGGGCGGTTGTTTGCGCGCTATGAACCGGCCCTGCGCTGGGCCGAGGCTCTGCTGCTGGGGCAGGCGTTTGGTGCGCAGTCGGGCCGGACGAACAGCCTGTCGTTACTGTTTCCGATGCCCCGCGTCTTCGAAGCTTATGTCGCTCACGGTGTCCGGCGATACTGGTCGGAGTCGGGGCTGGTAACCGTGCAGGAATCGTCGGCGCACCTGGTTGACGAACACGTTGGCGCGCCGAAATTCAAACTTCGCCCGGACATACTGATTCGGCAGGCCGACGGACAAACGCTGGTGCTCGACACGAAATGGAAACTACTCGACAGTACCGACCGGCGCGGCAACTACGGAATCGAACAGGCCGACCTGTATCAGCTTTTCGCCTATGGCAAGAAATACGACGCAACCCGGCTGTTCCTGATCTATCCAATGAACCCTGCCTTCCGCGAACCGCTCCACGTCTTCGGCTACGACGCATCGACTACTCTACATGTGCTCCCCTTTGACCTATCGCGTCCGCTAGCCGCTGAGGTCGACAAACTGGTTCAATACGCGCAATCGGTTTAAACGATTGATTGTCCCCGACAGCTTCTAGCTGTCGGAGCCGCGGTAGCGGCTAACACGGTAGCTCCTATTTAGCCTAACGGCTTCGACAGCTGGAAGCTGCCGCGGACAACCGTATCGATCCACATAGGTAGATTCGGTAAGGCAGAACGTTTGTATTTTGTGTGAAAAAACAACGATCAATTATGCGTACCGGCCTTGCCTTGTTGCTGTTTGCCCTTGTTCTGACAACGGCGTTTATTGCCAAACCCACCCGCGTCGTATTCTTCGGCGATTCCATCACGCAGGCGGGTGTCAATCCCGGTGGATATATCGACCGGCTGCGGAAAATGCTGCCCGCTGATCAGTTTGAACTGATTGGTGCGGGTATCGGTGGTAACAAGATCTATGATCTGTTTTTGCGGATGGATACTGACGTGCTGGCGCAGAAGCCCGACGTCGTCGTCGTTTGGGTGGGCGTCAACGACGTGTGGCACAAAAGCTCATTCGGCACTGGCACCGACCCTGACAAGTTTGTGAAATTTTACGATGCCGTAATCGACAAGCTACAGGCGGCCGGTGCGAAGGTGATGCTCTGCACGCCAGCGGCTATCGGCGAAAAAACGGATTTCAGCAATCAGCAGGACGGCGACCTGAACCAGTACAGCCAACTCATCCGCGACCTTGCCAAACGCCGGAACCTGCCGGTGATTGATCTGCGTAAGGCGTTTCTGGAGTATAACGTAAAGAACAACCCCGACAACAAAGACAAGGGTATCCTGACCACTGACCGCGTTCACCTCAACGACGCGGGTAATCAGTTCGTCGCCGAACAGATGCAGAAGGCATTGACGGGTAATGTTGCAGCCAAGTAGCTAAGTCTGGAAGCCGCTAGGCGAGTCTGTGTAGCCTGGACCGGTCCGCCGGTGCGGTCCAGGCTACACGGTATATCAGGCTACACACTACCGCTTTGTAAAATCCAGGTCGTAGTTGAGGTTCAGTCGAAAGCCGTGATTGATCTCAAAAACCGGTTTTCCTGATATCGGATCGGATTCAGGGTGCTGCGTAATCTGGTTGAGGTAATTCAACTCCAGTTGAAGGTTGTCCAGAAACTGATAACCGAACCCGCCCGAAATTCGGTTCTGGTTGAAAATATTGTCACCGACGTTGCGACCGTACCCCATAAATAATTCGTCGAAGAAATTAGCGTAGAACTCACCCGGTTCAATAGTCGGTCCGGCTAACGGAACCGTACCAGCAAGCTGATAACGGACCCTGTTCTGGTATTCCCAGCCGGTTACCCGGCGCGGGTTGTTGTCGGCACCGATACTCAGCCAACGCTGCTCAAACCGAAAGCGATGGCTGAATCTGACAGTCCCTAACTGATCGCTCAGTTGAATCTCCTCGTGCGCCCGGTGTTCCAGCGTCGGTACACCCTGATCGGCAACGGGGTAGTCACCGTATGGGTAGGTCACGAAAAACGTGTAGCCCCCGCCGACCTTCACCCGATCCGATAGCTTGTAGTTGGCACCCAACCGCGACAGCGACTGCTGCCACGACCGGATCAGTTCGACCCGTCGCCACTGGTATTCGGTATGAATCGTCCACCGTTTCGCAATTTTGTGATCCCCGTTATAGGTGTACCAACCAATGGCGTTGCGGTCGATAAGGCGATTCTGCTGCGCCAGACACCCAAGCGAGAAACCGAGTAAGACAAGAAGCAGATAGTATTGTTTCATGCACAATCGTTCATTAGACTGATTACGTAACGGCTGCCGAACGGAGATGGTTAAGGCGGGTAGAGTCAGAAAAACCAAAACGGCCAGCTATCATGACGATAACTGGCCGTTCCTGTAGAGAATAATCGCTTATGCGTTGGCTCCCTGCTTCATGCGGATGATGTTCAGGGCCGCACCGGCTTTGAACCACTCGATCTGCCCTTCGTTGTACGTGTGGTTGACGGCAAACTCGTCCGATGAGCCATCGGCGTGGTTCAGCACAACCGTCAGCGGAACGCCCGGCGCGAAGCTGGTCAGTCCTTTGATGTCGATGCTGTCGTCTTCCTGTACTTTATCGTAGTCGGCGGGGTTTGCGAACGTCAGCGCCAGCATACCCTGCTTTTTCAGGTTAGTTTCGTGAATCCGGGCGAACGAACGTACCAGGATAGCCCGAACACCCAGGAAGCGGGGTTCCATGGCCGCGTGCTCCCGCGACGAACCTTCACCGTAGTTCTCGTCACCAACGACAACCGACCCGATACCGGCGGCTTTGTAAGCCCGCTGAACAGCCGGTACTTCACCGTACTCGCCCGTCAGTTGGTTCTTCACCGTGTTTGTCTTGTCGTTGTAGTAGTTGACCGCCCCGATCAGCATGTTGTTCGAGATGTTGTCGAGGTGACCACGGTATTTCAGCCACGGACCCGCCATCGAGATGTGGTCGGTCGTACACTTGCCTTTTGCTTTGATCAGCAGTTTCAGGCCGGTAAGGTCGGTACCTTCCCACGCTTTGAACGGTGCCAGCAGTTGCAGACGGTCCGACGTTGGCGATACGATTACCTTTACTCCCGAACCATCTTCGGCTGGTGCCTGATAACCGGCGTCATCGACAGCGTAGCCTTGTAGTGGTTGCTCGATACCAGCGGGTTCGTCCAGCATCACCTGCTCGCCAGCCTCGTTGGTCAGCGTATCGGTCATCGGGTTGAATGTCAGATCTCCGGCAATGACAAGCGCCGTTACGATTTCGGGCGATGCCACAAACGCGTGAGTGCTGGCGTTACCGTCGTTCCGCTTGGCGAAGTTCCGGTTGAACGACGTGATGATCGAGTTGGGGCGGGTAGGATCGTCCATGTGCCGCGCCCACTGCCCGATGCAGGGGCCACAGGCGTTGGCCAGTACCACACCACCGATTTCTTCGAACGTGTCCAGGATGCCGTCGCGCTCAGCCGTAAACCGTACCAGTTCCGAACCGGGTGTTACGGTAAATTCAGCTTTCGCTTTTAGTCCTTTGTTCGTGGCTTGAGCCGCTACCGACGCCGACCGGGTCATGTCTTCGTAGCTCGAGTTGGTACACGAACCGATCAGACCCACTTCCAGCCGCTCAGGCCAGTTGTTTTCCTTCACCGCCTTGGCGAAGTTCGACAGCGGCCACGCGAGGTCGGGCGTAAACGGACCGTTGATGTGCGGCTCCAGTTCGCTCAGGTTGATCTCGATCAGTTGATCATAATAGCTGGCAGGGTCGGCGTAGACTTCATCGTCCGAGCGCAGGTTAGCCTTCACCGCCTGTGCGGCATCGGCGATTTCGGCGCGGCTCGTCGCCCGCAGGTAATCACCCATTTTGTCGTCGTAAGCGAAGATCGACGTGGTTGCGCCAATCTCGGCACCCATGTTACAGATCGTGCCTTTACCCGTTGCCGACAGACTTTCAGCGCCTTCGCCGAAGTATTCCACGATGCAGCCCGTTCCGCCTTTTACGGTCAGGATACCGGCTACGCGCAGGATTACGTCTTTGGCCGATGCCCAGCCGCTCAGCTTGCCGGTCAGCTTCACACCGATCAGTTTGGGCATTTTCAGTTCCCAGGCCAGACCCGCCATTACGTCGCAGGCATCAGCACCACCGACACCGATAGCGATCATACCCAGACCACCCGCGTTTGGCGTGTGCGAATCGGTACCAATCATCATACCGCCGGGGAAGGCGTAGTTTTCGATTACTACCTGGTGAATGATACCAGCACCGGGCTTCCAGAAGCCGATGCCGTATTTGTCGGAGATCGACGCCAGAAAGTCGTAAACCTCTTTGTTTTTGTTTTTAGCTACGTCGAGATCCTTATCGGCACCGACCTCCGCCTGAATCAGGTGGTCACAGTGTACGGTTGAGGGAACGGCCACCTGCGGCCGGCCTGCCTGCATGAATTGCAGCAGGGCCATCTGGGCCGTTGCGTCCTGCATAGCCACGCGGTCCGGGGCGAAATCGACGTAGGTTTTCCCCCGTTCGAATGCCTCCGTCGGGCGGGCCGCCGAACCGTTACCGGCGAAGAGGTGGCTGTACAAAATTTTCTCCGACAAGGTTAGCGGTTTGCCCACAACCTGCCGGGCTGCTTCGACGCGCTCGCCAAGGTTGGCGTACACGCGCTGAATCATATCGACGTCAAAAGCCATAATAAAAAGCGGGATAACAGTTCTAAAAAAAGGGTATCTAATCAACTAACTACCGGAATACCGAATGCATTCCGGTTAACGGGTCAAAATTAGGGTATTATCAATGTTTTTGGAAATATTCCTATTATCGCGAATCAATCTACTTAAAACAGCCTTCTGCGCCACTATTCCGGGGCCACAAACGAATAAAGCGCCCGAACAGTCGTTGTATTTCTACCCAGATGCGTTATTTGCAACATATTTGGCACAAGAAGCTATCAATTCTCTACAGTATGAAACATGTTAACCTACTAATGACCGGGCTGGCGCTGCTGGTAATGGGCTTTGTCGTATCGGCCTGTAAAGACGAGGAAAACCCAATCACGACCGTGTCAACGCGCCCGACGACGACCGCTAGCAGCTATACGGCTACCATGAACGGTGCCAGCGAAAAGCCAACGGCTACAACGTCGACAGCATCGGGTTCGACCCGCGTACTGCTCAACGAAACGACCCGCGCCATCAGCTACACCGTAACGTATAGCGGCCTGACCCCAGTTGCCGGACACATTCACCGCATCACACCCAATTCGACTTCGGGTACGGGAGGAGTTGAAATTCCATTTTCCAGCCTTACATCGCCTATCGTTGGTAGCTACACGCTGGCCAGTCAGGCGCGGGTGGATAGCTTCAAGAACGGCTATTACTACTCGAATCTGCACACGACGGCCTATCCCAACGGTGAAATCCGGGGCGATATCAAAAAGTAATAACTGTGCCGCAGCATTGCGACGAACGTCCGCCGGGGAGCCAGTCCCCGGCGGACGTTTCGTTTTATGGGCCGTGGCTGATAAGTAGATTTTTACGCAACGTCTGCTTCCAATACAATCTAGTACAGGTATAAAGGGAGTAACGATCCGGCTAGAAAACGACCCCTGAATGTTAAACCCAAAACGTTAAACGCCACTTTATGCAAGTCCGCTACGCCGTTGGTCCCAACGAAACGCGCCAGTTCAACACCACCGAACTCCGGGAGAATTTTCTGATCGAGACGCTGTTTTCGCCCGACAGCCTTCAGCTTTGTTACAGCCACTACGACCGCGTGATCGTCGGCGGAGCGATGCCCGTAAGCAGCCCGGTTGAGCTACCGACATACCCTGAACTGCGCAGTGATTTCTTTCTGGAACGGCGCGAACTGGGTGTTATCAATGTCGGCGGGGCAGGCTCGGTAACGGTCGACGGACAGACGTACGAGCTGGCTAAACTCGACGGGCTATACGTCGGACGAAGCAGCCGTAGCGTATCGTTTGCCAGCGCGTCGGCCGACGAACCCGCCCGGTTTTACCTGCTGTCGTCGCCCGCCCACAAAGATTACCCCACGCAGAAAGCCGCGCAGGGCGACGTGTTTTCGGCACCGATGGGGTCGGCAGAAGCAGCCAACGACCGGACGATTTACCGGTACATCCACAAAGACGGACTGCAAAGCTGTCAGCTCGTGATGGGTCTGACGATTCTGAAGCCCGGCAGTGTCTGGAACACCATGCCCGCCCACGTTCACGACCGGCGCATGGAAGCCTACTTTTATTTCGACCTCGACCCGGCGCACCGCATCGTGCATTTGATGGGCCAACCGACCGAAACGCGGCACCTGATGGTTGCCAATCACCAGGCGATCATCTCGCCCCCCTGGTCGATTCACTCCGGCTGCGGCACGGCAAACTACTCATTCATCTGGGGCATGGCCGGCGAAAACCTCGACTACGCCGACATGGATCTGATCGCGATTGCAGACTTGAAATAGGGTTTAACGTTTTTGGTTTAAGGTTTAAAGTTCTGGTAAATAACCCGTCGGCCCTCAACCTTAAACGTTAGACCAAAAACGTTAAACCAACCAATGAGACTCCTCCCCATCCTCGCCCTGCTGATTGCTGGCCCGGTGCTGGCGCAGACGCCGATTGACGTCGACAAGGAATTTGCGTTTGCTGCCCAGCAGTACCGGGGAATGCTGCAAAGCCACCCCGACACGTCGAAGTTCCCGCAGTCGAGCAAGCCCGACGGAAGCCCTGACGACCGGAAATCGAGTTGGTGGTGCAGCGGGTTTTTCGGCGGGTCGCTGTGGCACATTTACCAGCGTACCAACGACCCGTTCTGGAAAGAAGAGGCTCAGAAATGGACGATGGCCGTAGCGAAGGAACAGTACAACACCGGTACGCACGACCTCGGCTTTATGATCTATTGCCCGTTCGGCAACGGCTACCGGCTGACTAAAAACGAAGCGTACAAGCCGATCATGCTGACGGGCGCGCAGTCGCTGTCGACCCGGTTCACCCCCAGCGTCGGGGTTATCAAGTCGTGGAATAAGTTTCAGCAGTACGATTATCCAGTCATCATCGACAACATGATGAACCTGGAACTGCTGTTCTGGGCGGCCAACAACGGGGGTGACAAACGCCTGCGCGACATCGCCATTACCCACGCCGACAACACGATCAAAAACCACTACCGGCCCGACAACAGCAGCTACCACGTGGTGTGCTACAACCCGGATGGCACGGTGGCGGCTAAGAAAACGGCGCAGGGCTACGCTGATAATTCGGCCTGGGCGCGGGGACAAGCGTGGGGGCTGTATGGCTACACGGTGATGTACCGCGAAACGAAAGACAAGAAGTACCTCGATCAGGCCCGGAAAATCGCCGACTTCTACCTGAACCATCCCAATCTGCCCGCCGACAAGATTCCATACTGGGACTTCAATGCTCCCGGTATTCCGGCCGAAGAGCGCGACGCGTCGGCGGGGGCTATTGCGGCATCAGCCCTGCTTGAGTTGAGTACCCACGGCGGTTCATCGGCTAAAACGTACTACCAGCAGGCCGAACGGATGCTGCAAAGCCTGAGCAGCCCGGCCTACAAAGCCAAACCGGGGGGCGACAACCATTTTATTCTCGTGCACAGCGTCGGCCACAAACCGGCCAAAAGCGAAGTCGATACACCGATCATTTACGCCGACTACTATTACCTGGAAGCCCTGCTGCGTTACGATGCACTTCGGAAGAAACAGGGATAAATGCGTTGATGAATGGCGGTTGTGAGAAACGGCAGTCGGGCGATCCGGCTGCCGTTTTGCGTATTCAGCCCGCCGAACCGGCCCCGATTCATAAAATCCGTTCATTAACAAAAAACAATCGTCCATAGACAACACGTTTGAACGTCAGCAGCAGAAAATGCCCGTCATCGGCTCAAATTCAGTTGTTTTCCCGAACAGATACGAACGTAGCACGGATACATCTTGTTAACTATATATATCCAAATCCGTGTTAGTTCATAGGCTGTCTCAGGCAAAGGGCTTGTTTGAGTCAGTCGTTTTGCGTCTATATTTGGCGCGGATGGCTACGGTCATTTTCTGGTAAAAATCGGTGTGCAACGTCGATCTGCCTATCCAGACCAATCTGAAAGCCGGGGGCTTTCATCAACCTGATTACCTGATATGTCGAAAAACTTAGTTATAGTCGAATCACCCGCCAAGGCAAAAACCATCGAAGGCTACCTCGGAAAAGACTTCACCGTGAAGTCGAGTTTCGGGCACGTCCGCGATTTGCCGAAGGACGGAATGGCTGTCGACGTTACCAACGGATTTAAGCCGTCCTACGAAATATCGCCCGACAAGAAAAAGCTGGTGAGCGAGCTGAAGTCGCTGGCTAAGTCGGCCGATGAAGTGTGGCTGGCAACGGACGATGACCGCGAAGGAGAAGCCATTTCGTGGCACCTCAAAGAAGCTCTCGGTCTGCGCGACAATACCAAGCGGATCGTGTTTCGAGAGATCACCAAAAACGCGATCCTTAACGCCATCCAACAACCCCGCACCATTGACGTCGATCTGGTCAATGCGCAGCAGGCCCGGCGTGTGCTCGACCGGTTGGTTGGCTACGAACTGTCGCCGGTGCTGTGGCGCAAGATCAAAGGCGGCAGCACGGGGCTGTCGGCCGGACGTGTGCAGTCGGTGGCGTTGCGGCTGGTGGTCGAGCGGGAGCGCGAGATCGATAAGCACGCGGCTAAGTCGTCGTTTAAAGTGGCGGCTCAGTTCATCGTCGACGGCAACAAAGTCCTGAACGCCGAGATCCCGAAGAACTTCGCGACGGCAACCGACGCGCGGGCTTTCCTCGAAGCCTGTATCGGTGCTTCGTTCACGATCAAAAGTCTGGAAACGCGTCCGGCCAAGAAAAGCCCGGCACCGCCGTTTACTACCTCAACCCTGCAACAGGAAGCCTCGCGTAAGCTGGGTTATGCCGTCGACCGGACGATGCGGATTGCGCAGAACCTCTACGAAGCTGGTAAAATCTCGTACATGCGTACCGACTCGACCAACCTCTCGCAGGAAGCCATTGAGAAGGCAGTGAGCGAGATTCAGACCGAGTTTGGTCAGCAGTACGTACAGACGCGGCAGTTCAAGACGAAGAACGAATCGGCGCAGGAGGCTCACGAAGCCATTCGCCCGACTAACTTCAACGACCGCAACGCCGGTGGCGACCGCGATCAGAAGCGACTGTACGAATTGATCTGGAAGCGGGCTATCGCGTCGCAAATGGCCGACGCCCAGCTCGAACGCACGACCGTTACGATCAGCATCAACTTCGCCAACGGCACGACCCAGAACTTTGACGTCTTCGGCGACGACTATAATCCAGCCGCCAAACCGCAAACCGCGAACGACAAACCACAATCCGGCAGCTTTCCTTCAGAACTGGTCGCGCAGGGTGAGGTAATCAAGTTCGACGGGTTTCTGCGCGTGTACCTCGAATCGAAAGACGACGAGGACGACGAAGATGCAAAAGGCATGCTGCCCCCGCTGCGTATCGGACAGGTGCTGAACCTGGGGCAGATGAAGGCCACCGAGAAGTTTACCCGGCCTCAACCCCGCTACGCCGAAGCGTCGCTGGTGAAGAAGCTGGAAGAAATGGGTATCGGTCGCCCGTCGACCTATGCGCCGACGATTTCGACCATCGTCAACCGGGGCTACGTCATCAAGCAGGACAAGCCCGGACAGGAGCGCAAATACATCGAATACACGCTGGCGAAAGATCAGATATCTGAAACGAGCGGCAAGGAAACGTTCGGCTCTGAAAAGGCCAAGCTGTTCCCGACCAACACGGGGATTGTGGTCAATGATTTTCTGGTCGAATATTTCCCCGACATTGTGGATTACAAATTCACGGCGACGGTTGAGAAAGACTTTGACGAAATCGCCGATGGCCGCATGAACTGGCAGAAGATGCTGGAAGGCTTCTACGGCGATTTTCACAAGAACATCACCGAGATTCAGGGGTCGTCTGTCGTTACGTTCAAGACCGGTGCCCGCGAACTGGGTGCTGATCCGCGCACAGGTAAGAAAGTGTCGGCCCGGCTGGGTAAGTACGGCGCATTCGTGCAGATCGGCGAATCGACCGACGACGAAAAACCGCAGTACGCCAACCTGCGCGACGGTCAGCTAATCGAAACGATCAGTCTGGACGATGCGCTGGCCTTGTTTGCCTTGCCGCGCGAAGTCGGCTTCTTTGAAGACAAGCCCATGACCATCGGCATCGGTAAGTTCGGCCCCTACGTGAAGCACGACGACAAATACGTGTCGCTGACCCGCGAAGACGACCCGTATACTATCGACGAGACCCGGACTATCGAACTGATTCAGGCCAAGCGCGCCGAGTCGGTCAGT is part of the Spirosoma rhododendri genome and encodes:
- a CDS encoding glycoside hydrolase family 88 protein gives rise to the protein MRLLPILALLIAGPVLAQTPIDVDKEFAFAAQQYRGMLQSHPDTSKFPQSSKPDGSPDDRKSSWWCSGFFGGSLWHIYQRTNDPFWKEEAQKWTMAVAKEQYNTGTHDLGFMIYCPFGNGYRLTKNEAYKPIMLTGAQSLSTRFTPSVGVIKSWNKFQQYDYPVIIDNMMNLELLFWAANNGGDKRLRDIAITHADNTIKNHYRPDNSSYHVVCYNPDGTVAAKKTAQGYADNSAWARGQAWGLYGYTVMYRETKDKKYLDQARKIADFYLNHPNLPADKIPYWDFNAPGIPAEERDASAGAIAASALLELSTHGGSSAKTYYQQAERMLQSLSSPAYKAKPGGDNHFILVHSVGHKPAKSEVDTPIIYADYYYLEALLRYDALRKKQG
- the topA gene encoding type I DNA topoisomerase; protein product: MSKNLVIVESPAKAKTIEGYLGKDFTVKSSFGHVRDLPKDGMAVDVTNGFKPSYEISPDKKKLVSELKSLAKSADEVWLATDDDREGEAISWHLKEALGLRDNTKRIVFREITKNAILNAIQQPRTIDVDLVNAQQARRVLDRLVGYELSPVLWRKIKGGSTGLSAGRVQSVALRLVVEREREIDKHAAKSSFKVAAQFIVDGNKVLNAEIPKNFATATDARAFLEACIGASFTIKSLETRPAKKSPAPPFTTSTLQQEASRKLGYAVDRTMRIAQNLYEAGKISYMRTDSTNLSQEAIEKAVSEIQTEFGQQYVQTRQFKTKNESAQEAHEAIRPTNFNDRNAGGDRDQKRLYELIWKRAIASQMADAQLERTTVTISINFANGTTQNFDVFGDDYNPAAKPQTANDKPQSGSFPSELVAQGEVIKFDGFLRVYLESKDDEDDEDAKGMLPPLRIGQVLNLGQMKATEKFTRPQPRYAEASLVKKLEEMGIGRPSTYAPTISTIVNRGYVIKQDKPGQERKYIEYTLAKDQISETSGKETFGSEKAKLFPTNTGIVVNDFLVEYFPDIVDYKFTATVEKDFDEIADGRMNWQKMLEGFYGDFHKNITEIQGSSVVTFKTGARELGADPRTGKKVSARLGKYGAFVQIGESTDDEKPQYANLRDGQLIETISLDDALALFALPREVGFFEDKPMTIGIGKFGPYVKHDDKYVSLTREDDPYTIDETRTIELIQAKRAESVSESLGEFEGKLVTTGKGRFGPYVKFEDKYISIPRNEQLATLTLDRAIELIQAKRTAEANKYIKEFPERPEIKIVNGMYGPYLAVGKRNVRIPKETDAASLTLEDCLALAGDEPAPAKGAAKKATAKTAKADAKPAAKAKAPAKKATTTAKKTAAKK